The Agrococcus carbonis sequence GTCCGCACGGCACGCCGTCGCTCGCGCGAGCCGAGCGCATCCCCCAGCCCGTGCAGCTCGAGCACGCGGGCGCCCATCTCGCCGCCGCGCTCGAGGACGCCGAGCGGCTCGCCGCGCTCGACGACGCGGCGCTCGCCGAGCAGTGCCTCGTGACCGCGCGCGACGTCACCGAGGCGCGCCACCAGCTGCCCGGGGCCGACGGCCCGAACGTCATCGAGCTGCGGCAGGGCGGTGCGCTCGCGCGCACGCTCTCGGTCGACACCGCGCTCGCGGCGCTCGTCGGCGCGAGCGACGGCGAGCTGCCCGTCAGGCGCCTCGTGAGCGCGATCGCGCAGCTGCTCGAGGTCGACGAGCGCGCGCTCGCCGACGACCTGCTCCCCCGCGTGCGGGAGCTCGTGCGCACGGCCTTCCTGCTCCTGCCCGCCGACGCGATCGACGCACACACGGCCGGCAGCGCCGCGGCGGAGGAGGCCGCCGACCGCTAGTCCGCGCGCGCCGCCGCGACCGCCTCCGGGAGCCGCTCGGCGACGTCGAGCGCTGTCACCGACCGGCCGCCCTGGGCGGCGAGGGCGGCCGCGGCGCCGTGCAGACGCACCGCGAGGGCGGCCATCGACGCGAGCGCTCCGGGGTCCGCCGCCTCGCGCGCGCTGCCGGCGACGACGGCACCGAGCACGCCCGCGAGCACGTCGCCCGTACCGGCGGTCGCGAGGCGATGCGTCGGCGGATGCACCGTCGTCAGGGCGCCGGCCGGCGTCGCGACGAACGTCGGCACGCCCTTCGCGACGACGATCGCGTCGAGCGCGCGAGCCGCCTCCCCCGCGGCCGCATCCCGGTCGCCGAGCGCATCCCGCTCGCGGCCGAGGATGCGGGCGAGCTCGCCCTCATGCGGCGTCACGACCGCGGGACCCTCGTGTCCCGGCACGAGGTCGAGCGCTCCGGCGTCCACGACGGCCGGGCGGCCGCCGCCGAGGCACGCGCGCAGCAGTGCCCGCAGCGCCTCGTCGCGCTCGCGCGCGTCCTGCCCCGAGCCGAGCACCCACGCGTCGACACCCTCGGGCGGCTCGTCGAGCGCGTGGCACACCGTCTCGGGGCGCCGCGCGAGCACGAGGTCCTGCACGCGCCGCGGGGCCCAGAGCCGCACCGTGCCGACGCCCGTGCGCCACGCCGCCTCCACGCCGAGCACCGCCGCGCCGGGATAGCGCACCGACCCCGTCACGACGCCCAGGACGCCCATCGATCGCTTGTCGTCGTCAGGCCCAGGCGCGCGCAGCCACGTCATGCGGCCAGCGTACGCGGCGCCTCCGGCTCGAGCGGCCCGACGCCGTCCCGATGCGCGAGCAGCACGCCGTCGAGCGGCAGCGCCTGCTCGCGCGCGGCGCGCACGGCGGCGTCGCGCCACGCCCAGTCATCCGGTGTCGGCGCGGCGCTGCCGGAGCGCTCGAGCACGACGACGATCGACGTCCCCGGCTCGGCCACGAGCGCGAGGATCCGCCGCAGCGCGAGCACGGCGTAGGCGTCGGGCGTGACGGGCGTGCCATCGATCTGCTGCAGCTGGGGCTGCAGGACGCCGACGTCGTCCATCAGGAAGATCCACAGGCGGCGCACGATGCCGTGCTGCACGAGCGCGGCGACCTCGCCGAGCGAGCCGGGGAGAGCGGGGGTGTCGTCCATGGGCGCGAGCCAACCGCATCCCGTGCGGTGGCCGCTCCCCGGCGTCGGCCGCCTGTGGAGAGCCTCAGTCGGCGCTCGGCTGCGGGGCGGGCTCGCCCGGGTGCTCGATGCGCACCTCGTGCTCGCCGGGCAGCTGCCGGGCGACCGGCAGGCGACCGGTGCCGAGCACCTGGTGCACGATGTTGCGCGCGATCGTCTGGGCAGAGAGGCCGGCGTCCTCGAGGATCTCGCCGCGATCGGCGTGGTCGATGAACGCATCCGGCAGGCCCAGCTCGTCGACGGGCGTGTCGACGCCCGCCGCGCGCAGCTCCTGCCGCACGCGCGTGCCGATGCCGCCGACGCGCACGCCGTCCTCGAGGGTGATGACGATGCGGTGCTCGCGCGCGAGGTCGATGATCGAGTCGGCCACGGGCACGACCCAGCGGGGGTCGACGACCGTCACGCCGATCCCCTGCGCCTGCACGCGCTCCGCGACGTCGACGCCGAGGTGCGCGAACGATCCGATCGCGATGATGAGCACGTCGCGCCGCTCGGCCTCGACGAGCACGTCGACGCCGTCGTCGGTGCGGTGCAGCGCATCGAGCTGCGGCGGCACGGAGCCCTTCGGGTAGCGGATGACCGTGGGCGCGTCGTCGACGAGCACGGCCTCGCGCAGCTCCTCCTCGAGGCGAGCGGCGTCGCGCGGCGCGGCGAGGCGGATGCCGGGCACGAACTGGAGGAGCGCGAGATCCCACATGCCGTGGTGGCTCGGCCCGTCGGGGCCGGTGACGCCGGCGCGGTCGAGGACGAAGGTCACGCCCGCCTTGTGGAGCGCGACGTCCATGAGCACCTGGTCGAAGGCGCGGTTCATGAAGGTCGCGTAGATCGCGACGACCGGGTGCAGGCCGCCGTACGCGAGACCTGCCGCGGTCGTGACCGCGTGCTGCTCGGCGATGCCGACGTCGAGCACGCGCGTGGCGTCGAGCGCCGCGAGCCGGTCGAGTCCGGTGGGCCGCAGCATCGCAGCCGTGATGCCGACGATGCGGCGGTCGTCGCGGGCGATCCGCACGAGCTCGTCGGCGAACACCGACGTCCAGGCCGGCCGGCCTGCGCTCGCGATCGACTCCCCCGTCTCCGGGTCGATCTGGCCGACGGCGTGGAACTGGTCGGCCTCGTCGTTGATCGCCGGGTCGAAGCCCTGCCCCTTCTGGGTGATCGCGTGCACGATGACCGGCGCGCCGAAGTCGCGCGCCTGCGTCAGCGCCTCCTCGAGCGCGTCGAGGTCGTGGCCGTCGATCGGCCCGAGGTACTTGATGTCGAGGTTGGAGTACAGCACCTCGTTGTTGACGAAGCGCGTCAGGAAGCCGTGGGTCGCGCCCCGCACCCCGCGGTAGAGCGCGCGGCCCGGGCGCCCGAAGCGGGAGAACACGCGCTCGGAGGTGCCGCGCAGCGTCGTGTAGGAGCGCTGCGTGCGCACGCCGTTGAGGAAGCGCGCCATGCCGCCGATCGTCGGCGCGTACGAGCGGCCGTTGTCGTTGACGACGATGACGAGCCTGCGTCGGTTGTCGTCGGAGATGTTGTTGAGCGCCTCCCACGTCATGCCGCCCGTGAGCGCGCCGTCGCCGACGACCGCGACGACGCTGCGGTCGTGCTGCCCGGTGAGGTCGAAGGCCCGGCTGATGCCGTCGGCCCAGGACAGCGACGAGGACGCATGGCTCGACTCGACGATGTCGTGCTCGCTCTCGGCGCGCTGCGGGTAGCCGGCGAGGCCCCCCTTGCGGCGCAGACGCGAGAAGTCCTGGCGCCCGGTGAGCAGCTTGTGCACGTAGGACTGATGGCCGGTGTCGAACACGAACGCGTCGCGCGGCGATCGGAAGACCCGATGCATCGCCATCGTCAGCTCGACCACGCCGAGGTTGGGGCCGAGGTGGCCGCCCGTGCGGGCGACCTCGCGGATGAGGAAGGACCGGATCTCGGCGGCGAGGCGCTGCAGGTCGGCCTTCGACAGCCGGTCGAGGTCGCGCGGGCCCGTGATCTGCTCGAGGATCGCCATAACCCGTCCATCGTAGCCCGCGCACGCATCCGCGGCCCTGTGTCCGCGCCGCACGCCGACGGCCCCGCCTCTCGAGGAGACGGGGCCGTCGGGCACGCGGGTCAGACCAGCGAGCGCAGCACGTACTGCAGGATGCCGCCGTTGCGGTAGTAGTCGGCCTCGCCCGGGGTGTCGATGCGCACGACGGCGTCGAACTCGACCGTCTGCTTGCCCTCGGGGCTGTGCGCGGTCGGCTCGGCGACGACGTGGACCGTCTTGGGCGTGCGGCCCTCGTTGAGCTCCTCGAGGCCCGTGATCGAGATCGACTCGGTGCCGTCGAGGCCGAGCGACGCCCACGACTCGCCCGCGGGGAACTGCAGCGGCACGACGCCCATGCCGATGAGGTTGGAGCGGTGGATGCGCTCGAACGACTCGGTGATGACCGCCTTGACGCCCAGCAGGTTCGTGCCCTTCGCGGCCCAGTCACGGCTCGAGCCCGAGCCGTACTCCTTGCCGCCGAGCACGACGAGCGGGGTGCCCTGCGCCTGGTAGTTG is a genomic window containing:
- a CDS encoding ADP-dependent NAD(P)H-hydrate dehydratase, which produces MTWLRAPGPDDDKRSMGVLGVVTGSVRYPGAAVLGVEAAWRTGVGTVRLWAPRRVQDLVLARRPETVCHALDEPPEGVDAWVLGSGQDARERDEALRALLRACLGGGRPAVVDAGALDLVPGHEGPAVVTPHEGELARILGRERDALGDRDAAAGEAARALDAIVVAKGVPTFVATPAGALTTVHPPTHRLATAGTGDVLAGVLGAVVAGSAREAADPGALASMAALAVRLHGAAAALAAQGGRSVTALDVAERLPEAVAAARAD
- the dxs gene encoding 1-deoxy-D-xylulose-5-phosphate synthase, with amino-acid sequence MAILEQITGPRDLDRLSKADLQRLAAEIRSFLIREVARTGGHLGPNLGVVELTMAMHRVFRSPRDAFVFDTGHQSYVHKLLTGRQDFSRLRRKGGLAGYPQRAESEHDIVESSHASSSLSWADGISRAFDLTGQHDRSVVAVVGDGALTGGMTWEALNNISDDNRRRLVIVVNDNGRSYAPTIGGMARFLNGVRTQRSYTTLRGTSERVFSRFGRPGRALYRGVRGATHGFLTRFVNNEVLYSNLDIKYLGPIDGHDLDALEEALTQARDFGAPVIVHAITQKGQGFDPAINDEADQFHAVGQIDPETGESIASAGRPAWTSVFADELVRIARDDRRIVGITAAMLRPTGLDRLAALDATRVLDVGIAEQHAVTTAAGLAYGGLHPVVAIYATFMNRAFDQVLMDVALHKAGVTFVLDRAGVTGPDGPSHHGMWDLALLQFVPGIRLAAPRDAARLEEELREAVLVDDAPTVIRYPKGSVPPQLDALHRTDDGVDVLVEAERRDVLIIAIGSFAHLGVDVAERVQAQGIGVTVVDPRWVVPVADSIIDLAREHRIVITLEDGVRVGGIGTRVRQELRAAGVDTPVDELGLPDAFIDHADRGEILEDAGLSAQTIARNIVHQVLGTGRLPVARQLPGEHEVRIEHPGEPAPQPSAD